The sequence ACCTTTATGACCGCCTTTGCCAGCGCATCGGCGTCGGCCCTGGTGGATCTCAGTATGTGGAATGCGAGCCGCTGGGCGGTCTTGGGGCCGATCCCCGGCATCTTTGAGAATTCGCCTATAAGCACCTTCATGGAAGGCGGGAAACCGCTCAACGCGCCCTCCCCTTATTAGGCCTGGGCTCCGATACCTCTCCGCCGAATATCTCAAGGGCCGTCTCTATGATAGGGTCAACCCCTCTCTTTGGGCCGTCACCGGACGGCGCGCCGCCACCCTCACCGTCATCCGTTGACCTTTCGCCGTTATGCGCCCGGTCCCTGCCCTGGCTTGGTTCCGCCAGCGTAAGGGATATCTTCAGGTCATTGTTCAGCACGTACTTCAGGGCCTCCTCTATCAGGCGCCTGTTCTCGGGCGACTCCAATACCTCTTTATGGAACTGGCATTCTTTCGGAAAACCTACCGAAAGGGTGCGGCCTTCTACGGCCACCGGGTACCCTTCCTGGAGGTAGGAAGCGACCGATATCTTACGCGACTTTATGTAGTCGATGACACCGTTCCAATAGCTCAATATCTCGTCTATCGCGACGGCATGGCCGGGTGACGGCGGAGGGTTCTCCGGCCGCCGCTCCTGCTTCTTCTCTCTCTCCTGAACGGGCGCCTGCTCTGCCCGCGCGGGCGGGGTACGTATCTCTTTAGGCTGATGCGGCTGATCGGCGGCCATCGGCCGGGCGCAGCCGAGCTTCTCTTCGAGGCGGCCGATCCGCTCCATGATATCCGAGATCCGGATGCCGGGGCCGCGTCTTGTGAGCTTCACCAGGGCGATCTCGAGAGGTATCCTCGCCATATTCGACTTCCTCATGAGGTCTATCGTATTTGACAGCGTATATAATATATAGAGGATGTCCTCTATCGTGAAATTCTGGCCCTGGTCCCTGTAACGCTTTATCTTGTCGGGACCCGCCTCTATAAGCAGGTCCGGCTTTTCGCTTATCCTGGTGACCGAGATATTACGGAAATGCTCTATGAGCCCCGAGACCACCTGGAAAGGGTCCCTGCCGTCGTCTATCAGGCGGTCTATCATACCGAGCGCGCCGGATGCGTCCCGTTTTTCGATGCAGCCGGCAAGGCCGAAGAGCATCTCTTCATCCACGCCGCCCAGGATCTTCAGGACATCTGCGGTATCGGCCTTCCCCTCGGTAAAAGAGATTATCTGGTCAAGTATCACCTGGGCGTCCCTCATACCGCCGTCTGCGTATTTCGAGATGAGCATCAGGACGTCGTCTTTGACGGAGAGCCGTTCGTCCTTCGCTATGGCCTTTAAGCTCCCGAATATCTCTTTGGTGGAGATACGCTTAAAATCGAACCTCTGGCACCGCGACAGTATCGTCGGCGGGATCTTATACGCCTGGGTCGTGGCAAATATGAATATCGTGTGCGGCGGCGGCTCTTCGAGCGTCTTCAGCAGGGCATTGAAGGCGGGCTCGGTGAGCATGTGGACTTCGTCTATTATATATACCTTGAACTTGCCTTTGGACGGCGCGAACCTTACATTATCGCGCAGGTTCCTTATCTCATCTATCCCCCTGTTCGATGCGCCGTCTATCTCGAGTATATCGAGGCTCGTCCCGTCCGTTATCTCGTTACAGGAAGGGCACGAGTTGCACGGTTCCGGGCCCTTCGGCTTCGCGCAGTTGAGCGACTTGGCGAGTATACGCGCGGTCGTCGTCTTCCCCACACCGCGCGGCCCCGAGAAGATGTACGCGTGGGCGACGCGGTCCTGGGCTATGGCATTCCTGAGCGTGGCCGTTATATGCGTCTGGCCGATTATCTCATCGAATGTCTTCGGCCTGTACTTTCTTGCGAATACTATATAGCTCATTTTTTGTATTTGTTCAGGACGGCCAGTACCCTGTCGGCGGATTTAGGCATCTGGGCCTTCTTCCCGATAAGTATCTCCTGGGCGGACAAGCTCTTGCCGTACATCTCCTTATTCCCGTCCCAGTGCTGTGCGAGCGCGGCGCCCTCGAGCTTCACCCCGGCGAAAAGGCCGCGGCTCCTCGAATATGACAGGATCCCGCCTTTTAACTGGGCATCGGTAGAGGCCTCGGCGGCCCTGCCGACCGGCCCTCCGGCTACGGAGGCATCGGCCCCTAGCTTGAACTTGCCCTGCAATATCCCGTCGACGCTGCGCCTGTTCATCACCAGCAGCACAAAATCGGTCGCCTGGCCGCCTATCTGCCAGCCGAGGCTGCCGCCCACTATGGTGAATATGGCGGGGGCTGACCAGCCGCTGCCCTTTTCGTCCCTGACCATGATGATCCCCTGGCCGTACTTGCCGCCTATCCCGAACCCGGCGGATATGGTGGAAGGGAATATCGCGATCGCCGAACAGTCCCTCATAAGGTCTTCCGGTATGCTCTGGTCGGGCATCTGCTGGATCTCGTCGAGCACCTTACCCGATTCATCCACCAGCGCCGTCCACTTGTTCTCCACGGCATTGCCCTGCGGGGCCGACATTAAGCCCGCCAGCAATATGATAGCGGTCAATATACTTATCTTCCTCATATACACTCTCCTTTTTTTGGATTTTTTCCTCTGCCTGAGCATGTTACACCCGCCATTATTTTTTGTCAATAAGTTAAGGGACCGCGGCCTCTACCCCATGCTCTTGCGGAATTTGGAAGCGCTGAGCGTTATTATAAATAGCCCCATTATAAGGAGCGGCAGGAGCTGTATCCATAGGACTTCGATGCCAACCCCCTTCAAAAATATGCTCCTTATGACGACCATGAAATATCTCAGGGGATTTAAAAAGGTGAACCACTGGATGATGGGCGGCATGTTGGCGATCGGATACGCGAACCCGGAGAGGAGCATCGTCGGCATGAAGAAGAGGAATACCGACATCATCGCCTCCTGCTGGGTCGAGGATATTGTGGATATGAAGAGCCCTATGCCTAAAGTGGTGAAGAGGTATATGCATGTGGAGAAGAGCAATAATACGATGCTCCCCCGGAGAGGCAGATGGAACCAGAAGACCCCGAGCAGCGTGATCAGGGTGATCTGGACAAGGGCGATTATCGCAAAAGGGAGGAGCTTCCCCATGATGAGTTCGATCGGTTTGAGCGGGCTCACGATAAGCTGTTCCATGGTGCCTATCTCCTTCTCTTTGACTATGGCCATGGCCGTCAGGAGAAGGGACATCATAGTGACTATGATAGATATGACACCGGGGAGGTAATAGTCCCTGGATATGAGGTTGCCGTTGAACCACGGGCGGTCCCTCAATTCTATGCTCGGCACGTTGCTCACTTCCCCGCTCGCGGCGGCCTTATTCTTCATAAGCTCATAAGAGTAATCGCTTATGACGGTATCCGCATAACCCATGACGACCATCGCCGTATTCGAGTCGGTGCCGTCGAATGCCAGCTGGACCTGGGCGTCCTTGCCTGCCTTGAGGTCACGGCCGAAGCCGCGGTCGATCTTTATGACTATGCTCGCCTGCCCCTTGTCAAGGAGCAGGTCCTCTTCTTTTGAGCTCGATATATAATGTTCGGGCACGAAATATCTTGAATACGTGAACCTCCGCAGCAATTCCCGGCTTTCGACGGTGTTGTCCCGGTCATATATCGCCGTCGGGACGTAGTTGATGTCTTTATTGGCGGCGTAGCCGAAGAGGATTATCTGGACGAGCGGGGTAACGAATATGACCGTCTTCATCCGCGGATCGCGGAAGACCTGTTTGAATTCTTTTATGAGTATCGCCAGGGCCCTCTCGAACATTATTATGTCACCTTCTTCTTGAATTTCCGCACCGCGAGGGTCAGCATCAGCGCGGCGAACATGACCAGGAAGACCGCCTCATCCCACACGACATCTATGCCTCCGCCTTTAAGGAAGAGGTCCCTCAATATGGTGATGTAATAACGCGCGGGGATAAAGTAAGTCACCGTCTGGAGCGCCTTGGGCATATTAAAGATAGGATATATGAACCCCGACAGTATCATGGTCGGTATCATGGTGGTCAGGGTCGCCAGCTGGCTTGCCATGAGCTGAGTCCTGGCCACCGTGGAGATCAATATGCCCTGCGACAGGGCCCCCGTCAAAAAGAGGAAGCTCAGGGTGACAAGTAAAAAGTAACTGCCCCTGAAAGGGACGCCGAACAAAAATATGGCCATCAGCACCCCGACGGAGAGGTCGAAAAAACCGATCGCGAAATAAGGCAGGAACTTTCCTATGACGAGCTCCTTCCCTTTTACCGGGGTTGAGATGAGCTGTTCCATGGTGCCCCTCTCCCACTCCCTGGCTATGCAGATCGACGTCAGGAGCGCCGCGATTATCATGATGATCATCGCTATGACGCCCGGGGCGATGAACCACGTGCTGGTGAGGCCCATGTTATACCAGATCCTGGAGCGGGCATCGAGCGATTTGGAGGGCTCGAGGCCGCGTGACGCAAGCGCCCCGGTCAGGAGCTTCACGTTGTAGCCGGAGACGACTGCCCGCACATAACCCCTGGCTATCGTAGCGGTGTTGGCGTCGCTCCCGTCCATCAGGAGCTGTAACGGCGCGGTGGCGCCGGCCTTTATATACCGGGAGAAGTCCTTCGGTATGACGAGCGCCATGATCACCTTGCCGCTGTTTATCATCCGCTCTATGTCCCGGTAGTTATCGGTATATCCGACTATCTTGAAGTACCTGGAATTCCTGAAATTGAGCAGGAAATCGCGGGAGAGCTCCGAAGAGGCGTCCTGGTTCCAGATGACGGTCGGCACCTTATCTATATCCAGGGATAGGCCGTAGCCGAAGATCAAAAGGAGGAATACGGGGATCCCGAGGGCCAGGGTGAGCGAGCGCGGGTCCCGCTTTATCTGGATCAACTCCTTCCAGGCTATGGCCTTAATTCTTCTTAAGCTCTCTTTTGTCATATTCTTCTATAGAGGAGACGAATACGTCTTCGAGCGAAGGCATGATCTTATCGACCGAAAAATCCCCGATCTTCGCGCCTTCCAGGGACCTCTTTATCGCCGGTATCGCCTTTGAACTGTCATAGACGACCGCGTGTATGGCCGCCCCGAAAAGGGCCGCTTCCTTGACGCCGTCTATCCTGCTGATCCTGTCGAGCCAGTCCTGGGAATCTGCCAGCGTTATCTCAAGCACCTCGTCCTTCATGCACTTCGTCTTCATCTCCTGCGGCGTGCCCGCGGCGATGATGGTGCCGTGGTATATGAGGACCATGCGGTTACAGTTCTCCGCCTCGTCCATATAATGGGTGGTCACGAAGACGGTCACCCCGTCGGCGGCCAGGGCCTTTATGACGTCCCAGAAATTGGCGCGGGTTATGGGGTCGACCCCCGAGGTCGGCTCGTCGAGGAATATGATCCGGGGCTTATGGATGAGAGCGCATCCCAGGGCGAGACGCTGCTTCCATCCGCCCGCGAGCGTCGAGGTGAGGCTCGAGGCCATCCCTTCCAGGCCCGCGGTGCGTATGGTGGCCTCGAAACGCTCCTTCTTCTCGCCGGCCGGTATCCTGTATATGCCGCTGTAAAAGTTGATATTCTCTTCCACCGTCAGGTCATTGTAGAGAGAGAATTTCTGCGACATGTATCCGATATTCTCTTTTATCCTGGCCTGCTCTTTTATTATATCGTAACCTCCCACGCGGCCCGTGCCCGAAGTGGGGCTTATTATGCCGCAGAGCATCCTTATGGTGGTCGATTTACCGGCGCCGTTCGGGCCGAGGAATCCGAATATCTCGCCCCGGTTGACCTCAAAATTGATCCGGTTCACGGCGGTGAAATCGCCGAACTTCTTCTCGAGGTCCTTCACGCTGACCGCGATATTATCGGGGGTTTGTCCGCTCATATTCCTTCACTATTATCACGAACGCCTCTTCCAGCGTCTTTACGTTGCACTCCTTCTTGATCGCCTCCGGAGGGTCGCAGCGGAGGAGCTTCCCCTTGTGCATCAGGCCGACCCTGCGGCAGCGCTCGGCCTCGTCAAGGTAGCAGGTGGAACAGAATATGGTGACCTTCTCCTTCAGGAGATCGTACAGGATATTCCAGAAGTCCCTTCTCGAGACCGGGTCGACGCCGTTGGTGGGCTCGTCGAGAAAAAGGACGCGGGGGGTGTGGATGAGGGCGCATGCCAGGCCGAGCTTCTGTTTCATGCCTCCGGATAACTTGCCGGCGAAACGAGCCTTGAAAGGCAGGAGGCCGGAGAAGCCGAGGAGGCGGTCTATCGTCTCGGTCCTATGCTCTTTGCCCACCCCGTAAACATCTGCGTAAAAATTTATATTCTCCAGGACGCTCAGTTCCTCGTAAAGCCCGAAGCGCTGGGACATGTAGGCGATATTATCCTTGAGCGTCTCCGCCTCTTTCACTATATGTTTGCCATATACCCACCCCTCCCCGGAAGTGGGATCGAGGATGCCGGTGAGTAGGCGCATAGTCGTCGTCTTCCCCGCCCCGTCGGGACCGACGAGGCCGAAGATCTCGCCTTCGGGTATATCGAGGTTGAGGTTGTCTACGGCTGTGAGCGGTCCGAATTTGCGGGTGAGGTTTGTCGCTTTTATTACGGACATCGTCATTCAACCATAATGTAGGCGTCGGCAGGCATGCCCGGTTTCAGGTCGAGAGAGGAGTTGTCCGCTTTGACCTTGATCCGGTAGACGTACTTCACGCGCTCTTCGTTCGTCTGGATATATTTGGGAGTGAATTCCGTCTGCTGCGATATAAAAGAGACCCGGCCGTCATATCTCTTGCCCGGGTAGGTGTCGGTCATGATATATGCCTTCTGGTTGTACTTCACCCTCCCCAGGTCCCGCTCCTCTACATAGGCGGTCACCCAGACATTGTTCAGGTCTATGGCGGTGAAGACCGGCGCGCCCGGCTGCACCACTTCGCCCTGCAGGGCGCTCTTCACTATGACGTAACCGTTGAGCGGTGATGCGAGGTCCGCCCAGCCGAGCTTCGTGTCCGCCAGCTCCAGAGACGCCTTCAGCTGCTCGACGTTCGCATTGTCGGTATCGGACCTTGTCTTCGCCGCGTCGCGCTCCTGGGCGGAGATGGCGCCTTCCTTAAAGAGGTTCTCCGCCCTTATGTAATCCAGTTTGTCGAGGGCATACTGGTATTCCGCCAGCTTCAGCGCCGCCTCCGCCTCGGCCTTCACCTTGCCCAGCTCGTCCTTATTGAGCCGCGCTACGATATCGCCTGTCCTGAGGACGGTCCCCTCATCGGCGATCAGCTCTTCTATCTGGCCGTTCACCCTGAAAGATATGCGGACGTCATCCCCCTCGATCGAGCCGGATACCTTTATGACCCGCGACTTCTCATACGCGTTGTACGTGAAATACAGGACGAGCGCGAGGCCTGCAAATATGACGAGCGCGAGGCCTGCCATGACGGCCTTCTTCCTCTTATTCACCAGGGCGGTGACCTTCTCTTTCATTTTGGGATCTATATTCACTTTCATATCTATTCTCCTTTGAATTCTCTGCCCATAGTCCTGTCGAGCTCGGCCTTTGCCATTATATGATCGTATATGCCCTGGGCCAGGCTCTGTTCCACCTGGGCCAGCGAAACCTGGGAATCGAAGACATCGAGGTTTATCCCTACCCCGTTCACGTACCGCACCTCGGACAGCCGCAGGGCCTCTTTCGCGTCATCTATGGAATCCTTTTCGGCGTCTATTATCGCTTTCGCCTCGCGGAGGTCAAGGCAGGCGGTCTTTATATCGACGGCTATCTGCTCTATGATGTCCTCTTTCTGGAGGAACGCCTGCGTATACCGGGCCTTCGCCTCGTCGACCTTCGCCTTGGTGGCGAAACCGTCGAAGAGGGCTATCGTCGCCTTTATGCCGATATTCCAGTTGTTGTGCCTGGGGTTGACCATATCGCTTACATCGCCGGAGCGGTAACTGTAATCGGCTGTGGCGCTCACCTGCGGAAGCCACCCTGCCTTCGCGAACTCTATCGCCCATCTGTTTATATCTATGCCCAGTAATTTCAGGACCATGCCGGGGTTCTTCTGGTAGGCCTCATGCAGAAAATCGTCCTCTTTTATCTCTACGGGCGAATATGACAGGACGCCTTCGACCCTGACCGTCTCGGACATGTTGATGCTGAGCAGCTTCTTCAATTCCGCCATTATCAGGTCTATCGAATTATCGGCGTTCACGAGCTGCGGGATGAGGCGCGACACCTGTGTCTTCGACTGGAGTACATCGAACTTCGAGGAGGTCCCCTGTTCGAACCTGGCGAGCACCTCTTCGTAGTGGGCCTTTGCCTGGTCTACCAGGTCCTGCGCTATACGTCTCGTCTCGTACGCCAGGAGCAGCCCGTAGAAGAGGCGCTTCGTCTCGAACTCCACCTCGAGCCGCGCGGCGCGCAGCGTCTCCTGCTGGGCCTTAAGCTGCAGCTTCGCCTGTCTCAGCGTGGCGATATTGGCGCCGCCGTTATAGATCGATTCGTCCAGGGATAGGTCGAAAAGGTTATCGTTCTTATACCCGGAGAATATGCCCGGGTCTTTCCTGCTGGCGGCCGGCTGGGACAGCGCAAGGGTGGCGTCGTTAAGCGTATAGCCAAAGCCGGCGTTCACCTGCGGCAGGAAGAGGCTCCTTGCGTACATGATATCGGACCTGGCGAACGCGACCTCCTCTTCCTGTATCTGTATGGACTTGTTGTTGAGCATGGCTACCTGTATGGCGTCCTTTATAGTAAGGGACCTTACACTGCCCCCTCCCGCGGAAAGTTCGGTTTCGCAGCGCGGCGAGACGGGCGCGCATACGCAGAGAGCTATGAGCGGTACGGCTGCGATAAGGACCTTCCCCGGATATATCTTCGGCACCGCTTGTTTTGTCATGGGCATTCTATCTTCCGCAGGAATCCCGCGCTCTCTTCCGGCAGAGCTACATTCACGAATATGCCGGACCCAAGCTCAAAACCGGCAGGGTTCGTTATGCGGGGTATTATGCTCAGGTACCAGTGAAAATACTTGACCTCTTTTTCGCTCACGGGGATCGACCGTATCGTATAATTGAAGTCCGGGTTCTTCAGGCCGTGATAGAGCTTGGCGAGCGTCACCCGCAGTATATGGGCCAGGTCGCCCGTCTCCCCATCATCTATCTGGTTGAACGATGACATGTGCCTGCGCGGGAATATCCATACGGAAAAAGGCGCGAACGAGGCGTAAGGCATGAAGGCGACGAACTTTTCCGTCTCCAGCACTATCCGTACCCGCGAACGGAGCTCTTCCTCAAGCATATGGCAGAACGGACATCTGCCGGTGGCATCGAAATAGGTCGTCGCGCTCTCTATGCGGTTTCTCACATTGGGAGGGACTATAGGCGTGGCTATAAGCTGCGAATGGGGATGTTCGAGGGACGTGCCGGCCCGCGGACCGTGGTTCTTGAATATCGTGACGGCCTCGATGTCCCTTGTGTCCTGGACCGCCAGATACCTCGCCCGATACGTCCGGATTATATCTTCCACCTCCGCATCGTTCATCAGGGCGATGACGGCATCATGGCGGGGGTGCTCCACTATGACCTCGGCGATGCCGAACCCGGTTATCGAATGGCAGGTGCCGTTATCCCGCCGCTCAAGCTTTTCCCTGTGCGAGAGGGCGGGGAATTTGTTGTATATCGAGCGTGTCCGCCAGGATCTTGGGTCACCGAGACGGAACGTCTCGTCGCTCCTGTCGCCTTCGTTCCCGGGACAGAAGGGGCAGCCTTCCCTGTATACGGGCAGCGCCGGCGCCGCCTTGAGGTCTTTGGTGAAATCTTCGGGACGCTTCGCCCGTTCGGTGGCTATGACCACCCAATCGCGCGTAATGATGTTATAACGCAGTTCTGACACGCACACTCCCTCTTACCATCACAGCCGCTCTATTCGTACTTCCGTCTCATCTCGGTGAGATATATTATATGCTTCTTCTCCTCTTGTATGAGCATCCTGACCTTCTCCTCATAAGGGGGCATCATATATCTGAGGAGCTCATCGAAGAAGAGTATCGCATCCTTTTCAAATCCTATGCCGTACTTTATGGCCGTGAGCTCCGACTTCACGTTCCTGGCGAACCATTCCGGGGAGACCTGCTTATAGAGAATATCATCCACAACGGACTTTATGTACGCCTCGAATTCCCCCTGGTACGATCCGGCTATCTCAAGGTCTTCCACGCTCGCCCTTATCTCGGTGAACTTCTTTATGTGCTCGTCCTCCCATCCCTCCAGGCGCGTGAAGAGTTCGTGCATCTCTTTATCTTTGAATTTTTTAGCCACTAGGGCATAGAAGTCCCTGCGCTTCTTCTCTTTTTCTATCCCCATGTCTATGATCTCGGCGGCATTGAATATGTTCGTCATCTTATTCTCCTTTTATCTCATCGTCTTTGACGATTATATGATATTAACACATGTAAGGTACACCGGGCAACGTGATTCTAAATGACCTTCAGCACCATCAGGGTTATATCGTCAAATTGCGGCTCGTCTCCCGTGAAGGACTTAAGCTCATCCTGTATCTTTTCGATTATAGCGCGCGGCGGAAGGGAGCGGTTCTCGGTGACCGACCTCGAAAGCCGCTCCGTCCCGAACTGTTCATTATTACCGTTCAGGGCCTCGACCACACCGTCCGTATATATCGCGAGCACATCGCCGCTTTCGAGCCCTATCTCTGCCGTAGAGATGCTCGTCTGCGGGAAGAGCCCGAGAGGGATCCCCTGCGCTTTCAATAAGACGATATCGTTCTTCGCCTCCCTTATAAGAAGCGGCGGGTTATGGCCTGCGTTCACGTACTCGAGGCGGTTATTCTTCGAATCGAGGAGCGCGTAAAAGAGCGTTACGAAAAGGTTCGTCCTGCTATCCTCTACTATCAGCTGGTTCGCCTTGACTATGGCATCCGCTATGGAGAGTTTTCCTATGGTGCTTGCCCTGAGGACCGTCCTGCAGAGGGCCATGAAGAGGGCTGCGGGCATGCCCTTCCCGGATACGTCCGCCACCGTTATGCCCCACTTCTCCTTTTCTACCGGTATGAAATCATAAAAATCTCCCCCGACTATCCGCGCGGGGAATGTCGAGGCCGCTATATCGTACCCGTTTATGACGGGAGCCGAGAGGGGAAGGAAGCTCTGCTGGATATCTTTGGCTATCTCCAGCTCTTTGAGAAGGCGCTCTTTTTCGGCGGTCGTGCGTTCCAGCTCTCCGATGTATTTTTTCAGGCGCCGGGACATGATATTGAAGGACTCTGCCAGACCGGCTATCTCATCACCGCCCTTTATCCCGACTTCATAATAGAGGTCCCCTTCCGCCACATGCCTTGTGCCCTCCGCCAGTTTTTTTATAGGGCCCGTGACCCTTGCCGACATCGGTATCCCCAGGACTACGGCGAAAAAGACCGCCAGGGCCAGGACCGCCGCCGCCCTCTTCCTGACCTCTTTCTGGATGACGGCAAGGTCCGAGGCGGACATGTCAAGCCCCAGGATGGCCGCGGTCGTGCCGTCCGGGCGTCGAATGGGGGCGTACGCGGAAATGGACGCACCCCACTCGTCGGACGTTATCTTCTTATCTGCCGAAGGGGCGTTAAAACCCTCGAGCATCTCCGGGAAACCGGACGCGTCGTATTCATCCCCGTGGGAAGCCGGCGCCCTCTTCTCCTGGCCGGTCCCGCCCGACCTGATATCTATCACGAATTTAAGTATGCCCGGACGGTCCGTCTTCTTAAGCACATATATATACGAGATGGCGGGGATGATCTTCCTGATATTCGAGAGCTTCTCTTCTACTATTTTGTACTGGGGGCTATATATCCCCTCCCTCTCAGCCGGGATCATCTCAAGCACTGCTGGGTCCACCGACAGGGCGACTGTCTGTGTTATGACCGTCAGGATGCCGCGGAGGAATTTGAATTGGGAGGCGAGCGAGTGCTCATATACGATAAAATTGCTCAATATACCCGAGAGGAGGACTGCCCCTACCAGGGCGAGCATAAGTTTTGTGCGAAAACTCCTGAATAGGCCGCCCGGCCATTTCATATTCCCGCTCTTTTTCGAGATCACATTACTCCTTCTTCGCCCCTAATGGATTTATGATCATGCCGCTTAACGCCTTCGCCACGCTCTCCGCCTTCTCTACGGTCTTTCCCGCCACTTTCCCGGCCTTGTCCAGCGTACCGGAAACGGTGCCTTCCAGTTTATTGAGATCGAAGCTCGTAAAATTGGAAATGGCGGTATTCCTCAGCGACCTCACGACTATCAGGCTCACGAGAGAATACGGGTCCGTTATGTCAGTATACTCTTCATGATGATCTATGTCGTACACCTTGACTGACGGAGAGGGGCCGACGGAGTAATCCTTGAAAATGACCTTTCCTATATTGAGCTCCAGGACGTCGATCTGTATCCTGGGTGTTTTCCCCTTATCCATTTCGGACGGCCTCTCGCCTTTCCTCCCGGCCTGCACCACCTTGAGGGCATCCAGGTTCAGCTCGCCTTTTTTATTCTTCACGACATAGAACTCCGTCAAAGATAATCTAAGCTCGGCCAGATGCACGGTGCCTTTCATGATGGACTGGATGTCATAATCGACATAGATACGGGGCATGTCGAGCATGACCCTGTCGCTGAACTCTCCCGGGTTGAATAACCTCAGGTCCCTGATCTCCACTACGGTCCTGACGAGGCCGACCCTGAAGCTTCCTATATCCATCTTCAGGCCCGTGACCATCTCAACTCCTTTTTCGACAGAGGCCTTTATTATCATGTCCTTCGTTACGGCCAGGATAAAGACCGCTGCCGTAATGGCTATGATCACAGTGAATATCTTCTTCATCTTAAGGACTCTCTTTGCCGGTGACGTCATTCATACCTCAGCGCTTCTATGGGATTCAGCCTGGAGGCCTGACGCGCCGGCCATAAGCCGAATGCTATGCCCACTATCACGGAAAATATAGTCGCGAGCAGGACGGAAAAGAGCGATACCTTCACCGTCC comes from Candidatus Omnitrophota bacterium and encodes:
- a CDS encoding ferritin family protein, which gives rise to MTNIFNAAEIIDMGIEKEKKRRDFYALVAKKFKDKEMHELFTRLEGWEDEHIKKFTEIRASVEDLEIAGSYQGEFEAYIKSVVDDILYKQVSPEWFARNVKSELTAIKYGIGFEKDAILFFDELLRYMMPPYEEKVRMLIQEEKKHIIYLTEMRRKYE
- the galT gene encoding galactose-1-phosphate uridylyltransferase; the protein is MSELRYNIITRDWVVIATERAKRPEDFTKDLKAAPALPVYREGCPFCPGNEGDRSDETFRLGDPRSWRTRSIYNKFPALSHREKLERRDNGTCHSITGFGIAEVIVEHPRHDAVIALMNDAEVEDIIRTYRARYLAVQDTRDIEAVTIFKNHGPRAGTSLEHPHSQLIATPIVPPNVRNRIESATTYFDATGRCPFCHMLEEELRSRVRIVLETEKFVAFMPYASFAPFSVWIFPRRHMSSFNQIDDGETGDLAHILRVTLAKLYHGLKNPDFNYTIRSIPVSEKEVKYFHWYLSIIPRITNPAGFELGSGIFVNVALPEESAGFLRKIECP
- a CDS encoding TolC family protein, whose translation is MTKQAVPKIYPGKVLIAAVPLIALCVCAPVSPRCETELSAGGGSVRSLTIKDAIQVAMLNNKSIQIQEEEVAFARSDIMYARSLFLPQVNAGFGYTLNDATLALSQPAASRKDPGIFSGYKNDNLFDLSLDESIYNGGANIATLRQAKLQLKAQQETLRAARLEVEFETKRLFYGLLLAYETRRIAQDLVDQAKAHYEEVLARFEQGTSSKFDVLQSKTQVSRLIPQLVNADNSIDLIMAELKKLLSINMSETVRVEGVLSYSPVEIKEDDFLHEAYQKNPGMVLKLLGIDINRWAIEFAKAGWLPQVSATADYSYRSGDVSDMVNPRHNNWNIGIKATIALFDGFATKAKVDEAKARYTQAFLQKEDIIEQIAVDIKTACLDLREAKAIIDAEKDSIDDAKEALRLSEVRYVNGVGINLDVFDSQVSLAQVEQSLAQGIYDHIMAKAELDRTMGREFKGE
- a CDS encoding PP2C family protein-serine/threonine phosphatase, with protein sequence MISKKSGNMKWPGGLFRSFRTKLMLALVGAVLLSGILSNFIVYEHSLASQFKFLRGILTVITQTVALSVDPAVLEMIPAEREGIYSPQYKIVEEKLSNIRKIIPAISYIYVLKKTDRPGILKFVIDIRSGGTGQEKRAPASHGDEYDASGFPEMLEGFNAPSADKKITSDEWGASISAYAPIRRPDGTTAAILGLDMSASDLAVIQKEVRKRAAAVLALAVFFAVVLGIPMSARVTGPIKKLAEGTRHVAEGDLYYEVGIKGGDEIAGLAESFNIMSRRLKKYIGELERTTAEKERLLKELEIAKDIQQSFLPLSAPVINGYDIAASTFPARIVGGDFYDFIPVEKEKWGITVADVSGKGMPAALFMALCRTVLRASTIGKLSIADAIVKANQLIVEDSRTNLFVTLFYALLDSKNNRLEYVNAGHNPPLLIREAKNDIVLLKAQGIPLGLFPQTSISTAEIGLESGDVLAIYTDGVVEALNGNNEQFGTERLSRSVTENRSLPPRAIIEKIQDELKSFTGDEPQFDDITLMVLKVI